The Candidatus Sericytochromatia bacterium genome includes a window with the following:
- a CDS encoding cytochrome c oxidase assembly protein, whose protein sequence is MDRQSPSTPDEDPTGISPAQPVSQDAETDARLSSRHRRLTMLVLAVVAVTGILPWVYAPLYRKVCGVLGIPTAREQNPAAVLARIAREGIGKERADEQTSLVNFMGVSGQLPIDIRPLERRMWVKTGDVAVVRYRLTNLTQRDLDYRAVHMVVPKEDSSFELIKCFCDEHRILKAGISEDLPLVFRLSKAVPGDAGLTINYTIFDYDPLKNKPPSLAPKVSSLSAS, encoded by the coding sequence ATGGATCGCCAGTCGCCCAGTACCCCTGATGAGGATCCGACCGGGATCTCTCCGGCGCAGCCAGTCTCCCAGGACGCGGAGACCGATGCGAGGCTGTCCTCCAGGCACCGCCGCCTCACCATGCTGGTGCTGGCGGTGGTGGCCGTGACCGGCATCTTGCCCTGGGTTTACGCGCCCCTGTATCGGAAGGTGTGCGGTGTGCTGGGAATTCCAACCGCCAGAGAACAGAACCCGGCCGCGGTCCTTGCGCGCATCGCGCGCGAAGGGATCGGGAAAGAGCGGGCTGATGAGCAAACCTCTTTGGTGAACTTCATGGGCGTGAGTGGGCAGTTGCCCATCGACATCCGTCCCCTCGAGCGGCGCATGTGGGTCAAGACCGGTGATGTGGCGGTGGTCCGCTACCGTCTCACCAACCTCACGCAGCGCGACCTGGATTACCGGGCGGTTCACATGGTGGTGCCGAAAGAAGACAGCTCGTTTGAACTGATCAAGTGTTTTTGCGATGAGCACCGCATTCTCAAGGCCGGAATCAGCGAGGATCTTCCGCTGGTGTTTCGACTTTCCAAGGCTGTTCCGGGAGATGCCGGCTTGACCATCAATTACACGATTTTCGATTACGATCCGCTCAAGAACAAACCCCCGAGTTTGGCTCCCAAAGTCAGCAGTCTCTCCGCTTCCTGA